Part of the Paeniglutamicibacter sulfureus genome, GCAGTACTGTGCCGGAAAAGACGAAGCACCGGTGACCTGATCATGGGATCGGGTCACCGGTGCTTCGTAATGGACGGACCCGAAAGGGTCCGCAGTGGATTTACAGGGTTCGGTTGGTGCGGAGCTCGTCGCGGATCTCGGCCAGCAGCGCAAGCTGCGGATCGAGCTCTTCGGCGGGTTCTTCAACGCCAAGGCGGGCCTGGCGCCGTTCCTCGAGGTGCTTCATCGGCACCACGACAAAGAAGTAAATGGCTGCAGCAATGAGGATGAAGTTCACCAGAACGGTCAGGAACGCACCGATCTTGATGGCCACACCGGCACCGAGCGTGATAACCAGGAAGTTATCGAAGTTCGGCGAACCGACCAATGCTGCGATCAATGGCATGAGAATGAACTCAACCAATGCTGTGACTACGGCGCCAAAAGCAGCACCGATGACAACGGCTACGGCAAGGTCAACGACATTGCCCTTCATGATAAATTCTTTGAATCCCTTGAGCATGTGCCCAGCTTTACACACAATCGCAGTGGTCAAAAGGCACGGCGCGGAAATTTTATGGGAAATTATCGATACGTTCACCCAAAAAATTCGGGTATCAGATCTTGCGAAGCAGCATCCTGCGGATCGAATGGTCCGCCGA contains:
- the mscL gene encoding large conductance mechanosensitive channel protein MscL, yielding MLKGFKEFIMKGNVVDLAVAVVIGAAFGAVVTALVEFILMPLIAALVGSPNFDNFLVITLGAGVAIKIGAFLTVLVNFILIAAAIYFFVVVPMKHLEERRQARLGVEEPAEELDPQLALLAEIRDELRTNRTL